The proteins below are encoded in one region of Parvicella tangerina:
- a CDS encoding 1-deoxy-D-xylulose-5-phosphate synthase: MARGLEHIKCPKDIKEFEQHELSGLCKEIRKMIVDVMSTNSGHLGASLGAVELAVAVHYIFDVRKDSLVWDVGHQAYAHKILTGRKEQFNTIRKFKGLSGFPSRSESVYDDFGTGHSSTSISAVLGMAIGKKLKGDESTNIAIIGDGSLTGGMSFEALNHLATENVNVLVIINDNNMSIDPNVGGLQQHLNNIDIRQNYFTDLGLKYHGVHNGNDIDEVVNVLSDNDLRKGVHIVHFKTKKGFGYKYSQDGNPTHWHAPGKFEVESGVGSDGKTDYPKKYQEIVGETLYALMSEDKDVVVVTPAMATGSSLKAIEKDFPDRFFDVGIAEQHAVTFSAGLATLGKKPVCVIYSTFLQRGYDQLIHDVALQNLPVTFLVDRAGLVGRDGATHHGMFDLAYLNAIPNMTLYAPQDENQLAALIHQTGNLSVGPVAIRFPRGKGVLEQPVDTKYQHKDVLLKNSSSTSNLVITIGAIGNQVSSNERYDVLALIKVKPIDFAKLRSLLVDYDRVAIIEDGVSMGGIGQMILAEMKRLDVSAEVELIAFPDEFIGHGRQEELYQQIGMDQTSLQQRLQDIFNGY; this comes from the coding sequence ATGGCAAGAGGATTGGAACATATCAAATGTCCAAAGGATATTAAAGAGTTCGAGCAACATGAACTGAGTGGACTATGTAAAGAGATCAGGAAGATGATCGTGGACGTCATGTCTACAAATTCTGGTCATCTGGGTGCAAGTTTAGGAGCTGTAGAACTTGCTGTTGCCGTGCACTATATTTTTGATGTCAGAAAAGATAGTTTGGTGTGGGATGTTGGTCATCAAGCCTATGCGCATAAAATTCTAACAGGAAGAAAAGAACAGTTTAATACCATCAGGAAGTTTAAGGGACTGTCTGGTTTTCCAAGCCGAAGCGAAAGTGTATATGACGATTTTGGAACAGGGCATAGCAGTACCTCTATCAGTGCTGTTTTGGGTATGGCGATTGGTAAGAAGTTGAAAGGAGATGAGTCTACAAATATTGCGATCATCGGAGATGGTAGTCTTACTGGTGGGATGTCTTTCGAGGCGTTGAATCATCTAGCTACAGAAAACGTTAATGTGCTCGTTATTATAAACGATAATAACATGTCCATTGATCCGAACGTGGGAGGTTTGCAGCAGCATTTGAATAACATCGATATTCGTCAAAACTACTTCACAGATCTTGGGTTAAAGTATCATGGAGTTCATAATGGAAACGATATTGATGAGGTAGTAAACGTTCTTAGCGATAATGACTTAAGGAAAGGCGTTCATATAGTTCATTTCAAAACAAAAAAAGGTTTCGGGTATAAATACTCTCAAGATGGAAACCCCACCCACTGGCATGCACCAGGAAAGTTTGAGGTTGAATCTGGTGTTGGGTCTGATGGAAAAACAGATTACCCGAAAAAATATCAAGAGATTGTTGGTGAGACGTTATACGCTTTGATGAGTGAAGATAAAGATGTGGTTGTAGTAACACCAGCCATGGCTACCGGCTCTTCGTTGAAAGCGATCGAAAAAGATTTTCCAGATCGTTTTTTTGATGTGGGTATTGCAGAACAGCATGCAGTCACCTTTTCAGCTGGTTTAGCCACATTAGGTAAAAAACCTGTGTGCGTTATTTATTCTACGTTTTTGCAGAGGGGATATGATCAGTTGATTCATGATGTAGCCTTGCAAAATTTGCCTGTAACTTTTTTAGTTGATCGTGCAGGGCTTGTGGGTAGGGATGGAGCTACACACCACGGAATGTTCGATCTGGCATACCTGAATGCGATTCCCAATATGACTTTATACGCTCCGCAGGATGAGAACCAGTTGGCAGCTTTAATACATCAAACGGGTAATTTATCAGTTGGGCCAGTTGCCATTCGTTTTCCAAGAGGAAAAGGTGTGCTTGAGCAACCCGTAGATACGAAATATCAGCACAAAGATGTTCTGTTGAAGAACTCCTCATCAACAAGCAACCTTGTTATTACCATTGGTGCAATTGGCAATCAAGTTTCATCGAATGAGCGTTATGATGTCTTGGCATTAATAAAGGTGAAGCCAATTGATTTTGCAAAATTGAGATCGCTCTTAGTGGATTATGATAGGGTAGCGATCATTGAAGATGGTGTTTCAATGGGTGGAATTGGACAAATGATTCTCGCTGAAATGAAGCGATTGGATGTTAGTGCTGAAGTAGAATTGATCGCATTCCCTGATGAATTTATTGGTCATGGAAGACAGGAAGAACTATACCAACAAATAGGTATGGATCAAACCAGTTTACAGCAACGGCTTCAGGATATTTTTAATGGATACTGA
- a CDS encoding TlpA disulfide reductase family protein, translating to MIKKALSILFTLTLLTTFFAQGKEVSISGVIENGAGEVIKLNKFVNNQQVTIDSCEINKKGKYKLSTTVQEKEFFSVMLAADAYALVILDSATTDKKVLLNGDAKNFVNSYTVKGNKDAANIAEFTKDVYRFQETKKALNKKLYTKGISIDERSAIQTSMDSLSQNFLTIRDQYIEENFKSPAVIVAVGYLRPIDDVDQLRKIEAGLKETMPESEYYIGVKTQLAQVETQIKIQEEQLKKQQEMEARTAVGAVAPELNFKSPTGEVITLESLRGNYVLIDFWASWCKPCRMENPNVVKMYNKYKEDGFTVYSVSLDKNKSSWENAIVQDGLIWPNHVSDLKQWQTEATKIYGFSGIPYTVLIGPEGKIIAKKLRGQALENKLEEIFGH from the coding sequence ATGATTAAAAAAGCGCTAAGCATATTATTTACATTAACTTTATTAACAACATTCTTTGCTCAAGGAAAAGAGGTTTCTATCTCAGGTGTGATTGAAAATGGAGCTGGAGAAGTGATCAAACTCAACAAGTTCGTAAACAATCAACAAGTTACGATCGACAGTTGTGAAATCAATAAGAAAGGGAAATATAAGCTCTCCACAACTGTTCAAGAAAAGGAATTCTTTTCTGTCATGCTAGCAGCTGATGCCTACGCCTTAGTAATTTTAGACAGTGCAACTACCGATAAGAAAGTTCTACTGAATGGTGACGCAAAGAACTTTGTCAATTCCTACACTGTAAAAGGAAATAAAGACGCAGCCAACATAGCTGAGTTCACAAAGGATGTTTACCGTTTTCAGGAGACAAAAAAAGCTTTAAATAAGAAGTTATACACCAAAGGAATATCTATAGATGAGCGAAGTGCTATTCAAACGTCAATGGACAGTCTTTCACAAAACTTTCTAACGATCAGAGATCAGTATATTGAGGAGAATTTCAAATCTCCAGCGGTAATTGTAGCTGTTGGGTACTTAAGACCAATTGATGATGTAGATCAACTGCGAAAGATTGAAGCAGGCCTAAAAGAAACCATGCCTGAATCTGAGTATTACATTGGGGTAAAAACTCAACTTGCTCAAGTTGAAACACAAATCAAAATTCAAGAGGAGCAACTGAAAAAACAGCAAGAAATGGAAGCGCGTACTGCGGTTGGTGCTGTTGCTCCAGAATTAAACTTCAAGAGTCCAACGGGTGAAGTCATTACACTTGAATCACTAAGAGGTAACTACGTGTTGATCGATTTTTGGGCAAGTTGGTGCAAGCCGTGCAGAATGGAAAACCCTAATGTGGTTAAGATGTACAATAAATACAAGGAAGATGGATTTACCGTGTATTCTGTTTCCTTGGATAAAAACAAAAGTAGCTGGGAAAACGCTATTGTTCAGGACGGTCTAATATGGCCGAATCACGTTAGTGATCTAAAACAATGGCAAACTGAAGCTACTAAGATCTATGGATTTAGTGGCATTCCTTACACCGTCTTGATTGGGCCTGAAGGCAAGATCATTGCCAAAAAACTCAGAGGTCAGGCGCTTGAAAACAAGCTTGAAGAAATCTTTGGTCATTAA
- a CDS encoding carboxypeptidase-like regulatory domain-containing protein, with amino-acid sequence MRTIVMILMTTWISVSFGGLKSELAIGYKIIQDTTSSDVGPERCLVQGVVKRNNGQVVENALVYGQQTRAVRTNNEGAFRILLDTADQYLTVSKGDELQGYMEGYKFKGGHEITCEIYVYDINEMLIVDKPVIYLYSENEVDVELTLRTEMELTFTYPLISATNKWETKVSADGITTADGRNYPYLFWEAETSSLTYRREETSVVGDIVGTDTLISYLENKLDCFGLNSKERTDFITYWGPRMTPYNFVLTQFNFDEVVEQMAALEVSPTPDSQRRVFMLFTGFEAIPDIEITPPEEIDEPFERTGFCLLEWGGTEVSRKQLYHSL; translated from the coding sequence ATGAGAACAATTGTAATGATATTAATGACGACTTGGATAAGTGTCAGTTTTGGAGGTCTGAAGTCTGAATTGGCTATTGGTTATAAAATCATTCAGGATACTACTTCTAGTGATGTTGGGCCTGAGAGGTGCTTGGTTCAAGGTGTGGTTAAACGAAATAATGGTCAGGTTGTTGAAAATGCATTGGTTTATGGTCAGCAGACCAGAGCAGTTCGAACAAATAACGAAGGTGCATTTCGTATTTTGCTGGATACGGCAGATCAATACCTAACGGTAAGTAAAGGTGATGAACTTCAAGGATACATGGAAGGTTATAAGTTCAAGGGAGGTCATGAGATCACCTGTGAAATATACGTTTATGATATCAATGAAATGTTGATCGTTGACAAACCTGTCATCTATCTCTACAGTGAAAACGAGGTAGATGTTGAACTGACTTTGCGAACAGAAATGGAGCTAACATTTACTTATCCCTTGATTAGTGCTACAAATAAGTGGGAGACTAAAGTAAGCGCTGATGGGATTACCACAGCAGATGGAAGAAACTATCCTTATTTATTCTGGGAGGCAGAAACAAGTAGCCTGACGTACAGAAGGGAAGAGACGTCAGTTGTTGGTGATATTGTTGGTACAGATACGCTGATTAGTTATTTAGAGAATAAGTTGGATTGTTTTGGATTGAATTCTAAAGAAAGAACGGACTTTATTACTTATTGGGGACCAAGAATGACCCCATACAATTTTGTTCTAACTCAATTTAACTTTGATGAAGTTGTTGAACAAATGGCCGCACTTGAAGTTAGTCCGACTCCTGACAGCCAAAGAAGAGTGTTTATGCTGTTTACCGGGTTTGAGGCCATTCCCGATATCGAAATAACTCCGCCAGAAGAGATCGATGAACCTTTTGAACGGACTGGGTTTTGCTTATTGGAGTGGGGTGGAACTGAAGTTAGTCGTAAACAGTTATATCATTCGTTATGA
- a CDS encoding 3-deoxy-D-manno-octulosonic acid transferase encodes MLKPLYNIGIRAYKLGVLTAGLMGSSKAIKWIEGRKNWLQKLKESKLKNVVWIHASSMGEFEMAKPLIELFRESPKFKNEKILVTFFSPSGYEMDKDYPLVDGVFYIPLDTKQNAQKFIHCVSPKLAIFVKYDFWFNFLETLQSRKIPTLFFSSNFREGQFYFKSGSKWQRQIMQKIDSILCINTSSENVLTKNGFSNAGICGDTRFDKVIQNAERCVPIPLIELFAKNCKILIAGSSWPIEEELIANYLSTFIRDDLKLIIAPHDIAENHLIEIEQKIERGLTRYSRLNKDNISTTKIILIDNIGMLSNLYQYGDIAFIGGGFTNALHNILEACAMGNALIYGGNIKKYPEGIELAQEGGSFSIKEEDFDDALNKLLDDPALLSQCQKQCKEFVYKHQGATNIVFEKAMELIS; translated from the coding sequence ATGTTGAAGCCTCTATACAACATAGGAATAAGAGCCTACAAGCTTGGAGTTCTTACGGCTGGTTTGATGGGTTCTTCCAAGGCAATTAAATGGATTGAAGGAAGAAAAAACTGGCTGCAAAAGCTTAAGGAATCAAAACTCAAAAATGTCGTTTGGATTCATGCTTCCTCTATGGGAGAGTTTGAAATGGCTAAACCATTGATAGAACTATTTAGAGAAAGTCCTAAATTTAAAAACGAAAAAATCCTCGTTACATTCTTTAGCCCTTCCGGTTATGAAATGGACAAGGACTATCCGTTGGTAGATGGCGTTTTCTATATTCCTTTAGATACCAAACAAAACGCCCAGAAATTTATACACTGTGTAAGTCCGAAACTTGCAATTTTCGTAAAATATGACTTCTGGTTTAATTTTCTGGAGACCTTGCAATCGAGAAAAATACCAACTCTATTCTTCAGCTCAAACTTTCGAGAAGGACAATTTTACTTTAAGAGCGGGTCGAAGTGGCAACGTCAAATCATGCAAAAGATCGATTCAATTCTCTGTATCAATACATCGAGTGAAAATGTACTTACAAAAAATGGCTTTAGCAATGCCGGTATATGTGGTGACACCCGCTTTGATAAAGTAATCCAAAATGCTGAAAGATGTGTACCCATTCCATTAATTGAATTGTTTGCCAAGAACTGCAAAATTCTAATTGCGGGAAGCAGTTGGCCAATTGAGGAAGAGCTAATTGCCAATTATTTATCAACGTTCATACGTGACGATTTAAAGCTAATCATTGCTCCCCATGATATTGCAGAAAACCATCTGATTGAGATTGAACAAAAAATTGAGCGTGGACTAACTCGCTATTCACGGCTTAACAAGGATAATATTTCTACAACAAAGATCATACTGATTGACAATATAGGAATGTTATCTAACCTCTATCAATATGGTGACATTGCATTTATTGGTGGAGGTTTTACAAATGCCTTGCACAACATTCTGGAAGCCTGTGCTATGGGAAATGCACTAATCTATGGTGGGAACATCAAAAAGTACCCAGAAGGTATTGAATTAGCACAAGAAGGTGGTAGCTTCAGCATTAAAGAAGAAGATTTTGACGATGCATTAAATAAACTACTGGATGACCCAGCGTTATTATCTCAATGTCAGAAACAATGCAAAGAATTCGTTTACAAGCATCAAGGGGCTACGAACATTGTTTTTGAAAAGGCAATGGAACTAATCTCCTGA
- a CDS encoding 6-pyruvoyl trahydropterin synthase family protein, whose product MKIRLTKEFDFETAHALDGYAGKCKDIHGHSYHLRVTVIGEPKDNCGLSDCGMVVDFGDIKKIVRKFVYEEFDHRLILREDSRFKGLEEKNDRIRYVSYQPTCENMLIEIVGIIKEHLPENVDLHSVFLRETANSYAEWFAADN is encoded by the coding sequence ATGAAAATAAGGTTGACCAAAGAATTTGATTTTGAGACAGCTCACGCGCTAGATGGATATGCGGGAAAATGCAAGGATATTCATGGGCACTCTTATCACCTGAGGGTTACTGTGATCGGTGAGCCAAAAGATAATTGTGGACTGTCTGACTGTGGAATGGTGGTAGACTTTGGAGATATTAAGAAAATTGTCCGCAAATTTGTTTACGAGGAGTTTGACCATCGATTGATATTGAGAGAGGACTCTCGGTTCAAAGGACTAGAGGAGAAAAATGATCGCATCAGATACGTTTCTTATCAGCCAACCTGTGAAAATATGTTGATTGAAATCGTTGGGATAATCAAAGAACACCTCCCTGAAAATGTGGATCTTCACAGTGTATTTCTGAGAGAAACTGCAAACAGCTATGCTGAATGGTTTGCTGCTGATAATTAG
- a CDS encoding TlpA disulfide reductase family protein yields MRIKSFALVSFTLLFWSCGDTTTTSEETSGTNNSDAPTEASDNSIPNTGSVDISGKIEGASGSTIYLYRYGVNPAELADSAQLADNGAFSFNTAQQGYSFVGVGFQANNAALLLVGSGDEIQLSGSADNWSRDYQVTGSGYSDDVRNYLLMRQEYTDKITLLKEELAATAKTDQATLEEINAQGMAMQEEFVAKRDNFIKEMDDTPALYIALQDIYDPVSDIDQLKKIGEATNKYMPNSMFSNQVNQLIQQAEQQLAYADQQASSQGALAIGKPAPELSFPTPEGKMLSLSSLKGKVVLLDFWASWCKPCRMENPNVVKLYNQYKDKGFTVYSVSLDNNKVKWTNAIQADGLSWPNHVSDLGGWNSAPAAIYGVNSIPQTYLIGEDGTIIAKDLRGEDLANKLKEILG; encoded by the coding sequence ATGAGAATTAAATCTTTTGCACTCGTATCTTTTACGCTACTGTTTTGGAGTTGTGGTGATACAACTACTACATCTGAGGAAACCAGCGGAACAAATAATTCTGACGCTCCAACAGAAGCATCAGACAATTCTATTCCGAATACTGGATCAGTTGATATTTCTGGAAAAATTGAGGGAGCTAGTGGCTCAACGATTTACTTGTATAGGTATGGAGTAAATCCTGCAGAGTTGGCAGACTCTGCTCAGTTAGCAGATAATGGAGCGTTTTCTTTTAATACAGCTCAACAAGGGTATAGCTTTGTTGGTGTAGGGTTTCAGGCAAATAATGCCGCATTACTTCTTGTGGGTAGTGGCGATGAAATTCAACTATCTGGATCCGCTGATAATTGGTCAAGAGATTATCAAGTGACCGGATCAGGTTATTCAGATGATGTTAGAAACTACCTTCTTATGCGTCAAGAGTACACCGATAAGATTACCTTGCTGAAAGAAGAGCTTGCAGCCACTGCAAAAACTGATCAGGCAACACTGGAAGAAATCAATGCTCAAGGCATGGCTATGCAAGAAGAATTTGTTGCAAAGCGAGACAATTTCATCAAAGAAATGGATGATACTCCAGCTTTATATATTGCTCTTCAAGACATTTACGATCCTGTTAGCGATATTGATCAGTTGAAAAAGATTGGTGAGGCAACCAACAAATATATGCCAAACTCCATGTTCTCTAACCAAGTCAATCAACTTATCCAACAAGCAGAGCAACAACTGGCCTATGCAGATCAGCAGGCTTCCTCTCAAGGAGCTTTAGCCATTGGCAAACCAGCCCCAGAGTTATCTTTTCCAACACCTGAAGGTAAAATGCTTTCTCTATCAAGCTTGAAAGGGAAGGTAGTGCTACTTGACTTTTGGGCAAGCTGGTGCAAGCCTTGCAGAATGGAGAATCCAAATGTTGTTAAACTCTACAACCAATATAAGGACAAGGGTTTCACGGTTTACTCGGTTTCGCTTGACAATAACAAGGTGAAATGGACCAACGCCATTCAAGCAGATGGACTTTCCTGGCCAAATCATGTGAGTGACCTTGGTGGTTGGAACTCGGCACCTGCAGCCATCTATGGGGTGAATAGCATTCCACAAACCTATCTTATCGGTGAAGATGGAACAATTATTGCCAAAGATTTGAGAGGTGAAGACCTTGCAAATAAATTAAAAGAAATTCTAGGATGA
- a CDS encoding AI-2E family transporter, which produces MKQIKRLLIMMSIPLAFYVLSLLKFIFIPLFAAIFVSVLFMPLVRKMAEKNIPGWLSIIVCVGIIISLMFLGIQVIKISSGEIINADPEFLATAEQRFEDVSVAITKYFAQDEQVAEQSAKSISIQKAQDWFVENGANLVGSIMSNISRFLMFLFFLVLLLANTLDMQKLMHILIFNQKLPSIRTFIKIEKSIVKFIWVKFLLSLFTGIGFTIACYAFDVSFPIFWGFFTFAINFVQMIGSVIAVIVVTIFGVIEISAPGTLLTFSLVLTGVQVLFGGILEPILMGKSFSINTITVLIMLALWGFVWGIPGLIMSVPITVLVKTIMEQIPDTKKYADLMS; this is translated from the coding sequence TTGAAACAGATCAAGCGACTTTTGATCATGATGTCAATTCCTTTAGCGTTTTACGTATTGTCGCTGTTGAAATTCATCTTTATTCCGCTATTCGCGGCCATTTTCGTCTCCGTGTTATTTATGCCATTGGTCAGAAAAATGGCTGAAAAGAACATTCCTGGATGGTTATCAATAATTGTCTGTGTGGGGATTATTATTAGCCTAATGTTTCTTGGAATTCAAGTGATCAAAATTAGTTCTGGAGAGATTATAAATGCTGACCCAGAGTTTCTGGCTACTGCAGAACAACGGTTTGAAGACGTCTCCGTAGCCATTACCAAGTATTTCGCGCAAGACGAGCAAGTTGCGGAACAATCTGCAAAGTCAATTTCTATACAGAAAGCACAAGACTGGTTTGTTGAAAACGGTGCCAACCTGGTGGGTAGTATTATGAGTAATATTTCTCGTTTTTTGATGTTTCTTTTCTTTCTAGTCTTGTTGTTAGCCAACACGCTGGACATGCAGAAACTAATGCACATTCTGATCTTTAATCAAAAGCTTCCAAGTATTCGTACGTTTATCAAGATTGAAAAGAGTATTGTTAAGTTTATTTGGGTGAAGTTTTTACTCAGTCTGTTTACAGGTATCGGCTTCACGATAGCCTGTTATGCTTTTGATGTGAGTTTCCCGATCTTTTGGGGCTTCTTTACGTTCGCAATTAACTTCGTTCAAATGATTGGTTCAGTCATTGCAGTTATTGTTGTGACGATCTTCGGTGTTATAGAAATCAGCGCGCCTGGAACCTTGCTCACATTTTCTCTTGTACTTACAGGAGTACAAGTTCTGTTTGGAGGAATTCTCGAGCCCATCCTTATGGGAAAATCTTTTAGCATCAATACCATAACTGTCTTGATCATGCTGGCACTTTGGGGGTTTGTTTGGGGCATACCTGGATTAATCATGTCAGTGCCAATTACCGTCCTGGTCAAAACCATCATGGAGCAAATTCCAGACACAAAAAAGTATGCAGACTTAATGAGCTAG
- a CDS encoding SDR family NAD(P)-dependent oxidoreductase: MSTALITGASSGIGYELAIYHASTGGDLVVVARSESKLEALKTLVTTKFHVNCHVIPMDLTTENAGKIVMDEVHTHQLQIDYLINNAGVGFTQKFIEEDITTWQQMIQLNINAVTDLCYYFAKDLRANHRTGKILNVASTAAFQGIPFLSVYSATKAYVLTFSEALAEELKSSGITVTALCPGPTRSNFGASANLDERISNSRMLPTASSVAKFGYEKMLAGEVTAVHGLGNKIGVAATQFAGRKTAGKVAGQLFKMVKK; encoded by the coding sequence ATGAGTACGGCATTAATCACAGGAGCTTCTTCAGGAATCGGTTATGAACTCGCCATTTATCACGCTTCCACTGGCGGGGATTTAGTAGTTGTGGCCCGAAGCGAAAGTAAGCTAGAAGCTTTAAAAACGCTTGTTACCACAAAATTTCATGTGAATTGTCACGTCATCCCAATGGATCTTACAACAGAAAATGCAGGTAAGATTGTAATGGATGAAGTTCATACGCACCAACTACAAATAGATTATCTGATCAATAATGCAGGAGTCGGGTTCACCCAAAAGTTTATTGAGGAAGATATCACCACCTGGCAGCAAATGATCCAGCTAAACATCAACGCTGTGACTGATCTTTGCTACTACTTTGCAAAAGACTTAAGAGCGAATCATAGAACTGGAAAAATACTCAATGTTGCCAGCACAGCTGCTTTTCAGGGAATTCCATTTCTTTCAGTCTATTCCGCAACAAAAGCCTATGTACTCACCTTCTCAGAAGCGCTTGCTGAAGAGCTGAAGAGTTCTGGGATCACGGTTACGGCTTTATGTCCAGGGCCAACGAGAAGCAACTTCGGTGCGTCTGCCAACCTTGACGAACGAATTTCAAACTCGCGTATGTTACCAACAGCTAGTTCTGTAGCCAAATTTGGTTACGAAAAGATGCTTGCTGGAGAAGTAACTGCTGTTCATGGACTGGGGAATAAAATTGGTGTTGCCGCTACACAGTTCGCAGGAAGAAAAACGGCAGGCAAGGTAGCTGGTCAACTCTTTAAAATGGTCAAGAAATAA
- a CDS encoding amidohydrolase has protein sequence MKIATLQYNIIWEDTSANLEKLSGLVDTLNTDVDLLVLPEMFTTGFSMNSKAIASNGGGEALAWMKQVAQSKSMTITGSVAVKENNQFYNRLYWVQPDGAIHHYDKRHLFRMAEEHHHYTGGKNQVVVDYKGVRFMLQICYDLRFPVWSRNHEELDYDVLLYVANWPEARSEAWYALLKARAIENLSYVIGVNRVGKDGNDISYDGKSAVFDFKGQAIDSHEDHVEGFSIQTLNLQTLKEFRQKFPAHLDADSFSIH, from the coding sequence ATGAAGATTGCTACTTTACAATACAATATTATCTGGGAGGACACCTCTGCTAACCTGGAGAAACTATCTGGCCTAGTAGATACTTTAAACACAGACGTAGACCTTCTTGTGCTGCCTGAAATGTTTACTACAGGGTTTTCGATGAACTCTAAGGCAATAGCTTCAAACGGGGGTGGAGAAGCGTTAGCCTGGATGAAACAAGTTGCCCAATCAAAGAGCATGACAATAACTGGGAGCGTTGCCGTAAAAGAAAATAATCAGTTTTACAATCGACTCTACTGGGTGCAGCCAGATGGAGCTATTCACCACTACGATAAGCGACACTTGTTTCGAATGGCAGAAGAGCATCACCACTACACTGGTGGTAAGAACCAAGTCGTTGTTGATTACAAAGGAGTTCGATTTATGTTACAGATTTGCTATGATCTACGCTTTCCTGTTTGGAGCAGGAATCATGAAGAACTAGATTATGATGTTTTACTTTATGTAGCCAACTGGCCAGAAGCTAGAAGTGAAGCCTGGTATGCCCTTCTTAAAGCGAGAGCGATTGAAAACCTTTCCTACGTGATAGGTGTAAACCGTGTTGGTAAAGATGGTAATGATATTTCGTATGACGGTAAGTCAGCAGTTTTTGACTTCAAAGGGCAGGCAATCGATAGTCATGAGGATCATGTTGAAGGGTTTTCAATCCAAACGTTAAATCTTCAAACATTGAAAGAATTCAGACAGAAGTTTCCTGCTCACCTCGATGCTGACAGTTTCAGTATCCATTAA